GATTTTTACGCCGTCCTCAACCACTGCAGCTGAGGTGTCATCACATGATGTGTCTATCCCTAAAATAAGCATGAGATATTATATAAAATTTCATTAACATAATCTTCTTGCATTTTAAATATTATCGTGGTAAAAGTTTTGTAAGTAAACAGTTTAAAGGAGGAGTTATGACTAAATTACCTTCGCAGTATTTGAACATCCAAAAAAGATTCAAAGAATACCTGAAAGCAGTTGACAGTCTGGGCAAGACATTAAAGGCATCGGGTCCGCTTAACAGCAAGACATCCCATCTTGTCCAGCTTGCTGCAGCAGCATCAATAAGATCAGAGGGTTCTGTGCATTCACATGCAAGAAGGGCGCTTGAAGCAGGCGCTAAACCAGAGGAGATATACCATACACTAATTCTGCTTACGAGCACAATCGGGTTCCCTACGGTGTCGGCTGCGATGAGCTGGGTTGATGATGTAATGAGAAAAAAGAAACGCTGATTATTTTTTGAGTCTTCTGAGTCTTTCGCTGACTTTCTTTTTGACAGCTTCGTCTGATGAAAGATTAAGGAATGTGTGATAGTGGCTTACAGCTTCCTGTTCATTGTTCTCTGACTCAAGAAGAAGGGCGTAATTCAGATGAGCCTCGGCATATGATGGTTTTACTGAGAGAGCCTTTTTATACAAGACTTTTGCAGCAGCTGTGTCGCCAAGCATTTCTTGTGTAACAGCAAGATTGTTCATTGCCTCATAATAATCAGGCTTTAGTTGTATGGCTCTTGCATATTCAACAGCAGCCTCTTTGTATTTTCCCTGTTTTTTTAATGCAAGACCAAGATGATTGTAAATTACTGCATTATCAGGCTTAAGAAAGGATGCTCTTCTTAAGCCGCTCTCAGCTCCTGAATAGTTGTCGCTTTTAAGCATCACGAGCGAATCTTCTATAAGTTTTGCAGTATCCTCAGGCTTTGGTGCAAGCAAGATTTCTTTTTTTTCTTCGAGCTGTATTTTTTCAGGCGTTGGCTGGCTGATTGGCTGAAGCTTGGTTGTTTGCACTATCGGAGACTTTATGTCTTTGAAGAAGAAGTTCCAGACAAAGAATACACCGACCAATACAACGAATAACATGACCAATAAAATAATTTTTGTGCTGTCTTTGGAAATATATGAATAGGATTTGTCCTGAAAAAGTTCTTTTTCTGTTTTTGTTTCTTCTGCTTTTTTAAGAGCCTTGAGAATTATACTCATAAATATTTGTCCCCTTTGGCAGAGAAAAATTAAAAATTGAATCCTTGACGCCTGTATTTATCTCTATATTCTCGAGTCTTATTTCCACTTTATTTGAATAGGTGTCGTTGATAACAAAATATTTTATCGGAAAATTTTCAGCCGATGTCTCGATCTCTATCGAAACAATATTGGACATTGGCTTCTTGGGTTTGAGAATGAGCCTGTCATTCTTTTTTGTTATATTGAATTCTTCATTGATATTTCCAAAGCCATTCAACAGCGCAACAGGCGCCTGCCCGTATGTCTGCCTGTCAAAATTACCTTTGTAAGCCTGCTTGTCGGTTTTTTTGTAGATTATTATTCTGTCATTGTTAATGATTACTTCTTGCGGTTTTTCTCCTTTGTATTCCCATCTCATCTTCGAGGGTCTTTTTATCAGGAGACTGCCTTTGTATGTCTCTGTTTTTTTAAGGTCTTTTATGTAGCTTTTCTGAATAAAACTGCCTTTTATATCTTCTATCTTTGAATAGGCATTTTGTATCTTCTGAACATCTTCCTCCACTGTTGATGCAGAAGAAAGATTGCAGATGAATAAAGATATGAAAAGAACTGCTGTAAGTTTAATGTATGGCATCTTCATAATTATTGTTTTATCTCAACTTCTTTCCCAGAAATAGACCTTACTGCAAAATAAAGATAACACATAGCAATTATAAAACATATGACCCACCAGAATGGAATCCTGCGGTTAATGTAACTGTAGACAGCATTTATAATAATAGCCGGTGTCATGGATACAATAGCAAGACTTATCAAAGCCTGATAATTCAGGTCTGTCTTTAATGCTCTGCCGAATATTTTTCCTATGAGCGCATATGCTAGTGCCTGAACAGTGCGGTAAGCATATAAAAAGAACAGGATGAACGGATATAAAATAATAATAATCCATGTCCTGAATATATCAGTCCATTCATATAGATTGCTCTGGTTGATTGTGAAGCTTTCGATATCGGTCAGTTCTATTGTCCTTGTCTCTATCTTGCTTTTTCTGATTAATAGTTTGTTTTTTGTAAGCAGCGCCTGGGCATTGGCGTCTTCAATAGAATTTATCTTTCCTGTAGTATCGATTACAATCAGCGGTCTGTCTGTCTCAGTATCATTTATTGTATAAGGCATACTCACATCTGTTGTAACAATGCCGTCTGTGATCTTAATTTCAGGCACCTGCTTTATTAATTTAGGAACTTCATTGTCAATAAATGTATTTAAGCTGGACTGCAGCTGAAACATCATTGGGATAGATATTAAGACAAGCAGAAGCAGAAGGTAAACAAATGATATGCCTTTCCAGTCAGCTCCTACATCTTTATATAATGATTTTGAGAAAAAAGACATATACAGCGCATTGATAGTTGAATATTTTCTCATTTTCTATCTTCTCCTTCTTAAAAAATCTCTGGGCTTGCCAGCTCCTTTTGGAGAACCCACCAGTCCGTCTTCTTCCATCAACTCCATGATTCGCGCAGCTTTGTTATAACCTATTTTAAATCTTCTTTGTATTGAAGATATGGATATCTCACCAATAGATTCTGCGTGATCCAGAACCTTATAATATAATTCATCCCTGTCAGGCGAAGGCTCTGTGGTTTCAGGTTCCTGTATTCGTATCTGTTCAAAAGATGAAAAATCAGGTTCACCCTGAGCTTTTATGAATTCAGTCACCGAGGCTATCTCATCTTCAGTAATTAGCGCGCCGTGCACACGGATTATTTTAATGCCTGGAAGCATGAAGAGCATGTCTCCTTTTCCAAGAAGCTGTTCAGCGCCCTGTGAATCGAGAATTGTCCTTGAATCTATCTTTGAGGTGACCTGGAATGAGATCCTTGCAGGGAAATTCGCCTTTATAACGCCGGTTATGACATCGACTGAAGGTCTTTGAGTTGCAAGGATGAGATGTATGCCTGATGCGCGTGCCATTTGCGCGAGTCTTGCAATAGCATCCTCAACCTCATTTGCAGATGCAAACATCAGATCTGCAAGCTCGTCGATAAATACGACAATATAAGGGAGTTGTTCTTCGTCTGAAGCTTTTTTATTAAATCCTTCAATATTCTTTGCGCCTTTTTCAGCAAGCAGCCGGTATCTTCTTTCCATCTCATAGACCATTTTCCTGAGGGCCTCTGCCGCTTCTTTTGGATTCGTTATTACAGGGGAGATAAGATGCGGGATATTTTCATATGCTGAAAGTTCAAGGAGCTTTGGATCTATCATGAGCATCTTAACTTCTTTTGGCGATGATTTATAGAGCAGGCTCATTACCATTGAATTTATCGAAACGCTTTTGCCTGAGCCTGTTGCCCCTGCAACAAGAAGGTGAGGCATTTTTGATAGGTCTGCAACAATGGGATTCCCGAATATATCCTTGCCCAGTGCAAGTGTGAGCCTTGAATGACTTTTTCTGAAATTATCAGAAGAGATTATTTCTCTTAATGAAACTGTCTCGCGCTGTCTGTTTGGAACCTCGATGCCTATTGCTGCCTTGCCTGCAACAGGAGAAACGCGTACGCCTGCGGCTTTGAGTGATAGTGCAAGATCGTCTGACAGGGACACAACCCTGTTTATCTTTACTCCCGGCGCTGGTTCGAATTCATACAAGGTTACTACCGGCCCGGGATATACCTGTATTACCTTGCCTTCGACGTCAAAATCAGCAAGTTTCTGCTCGAGCATATATGAACTTGATAAAAGCTCATCTTTTTGGGGCCTTGTTGCTGAGTCGTAAGTTTTGAGCAGATCAAGAGGAGGAAGCTCATAGTCTCCGATTTTTCTGGAACGCAGAGCCTCGGCCTTTTGAATCTGACGGGGCTGAGCAGAAGCAGTTTTTTCAGGTTCAATATATACAAGAGGCTCATCATTCTCGATATATTCCTCTTCATCTTCCACAATAACCTTGCCTTTGTTTTTTTGTTTTTTCTTCATTGCAAGTGAAACAAGCGAGACAGGACTCAGTAATATTATTGAAGAAAGAAATATTGATAATGTAAAGATATATGTCCCGGGTATAGATAGAAGACCTTTAATAAAATCACTAATCAAAAGTCCTGTCATTCCGCCGGGATTTGAATCAGGCTTTACATCAAAAGTGTCTGATAGAAGTGAAGCAAGCATGGTTGATGACAGGATAAAGAGCAAAGCTCCGATAATATAAAGCCTATTTTCTTTTTTACTGATAAGGCTTCTTACGCCGAATATAATAATAAAGACAGGTATGATTAAAGAAGTCAGTCCCAAACTCACAAAAAGCAGATCTGATATATAAGCTCCTACAATCCCGCCGTAGTTTTTTGCGGGCGAGCTTGTCGAAGTGAAAAAGGAAGGATCCCATTTTGTGTGGGTTACAAGAATGAGTGCAAGGTAAAACCCTCCAAGAATAAGGATAACGCCTGTTATCTCGTCTTTTATTTTTCTTATTTTTTCAGCCATAGCGCTCCTAGGATTGTGGCTGCCAGTATGAATCTGTAATATACAAAAACATTCAAGGTGTGTTTCCTGAAAAAATGCATGAGAAACTTGATGACAGCAAAACCAGCTATTGCAGATACTGCCAGTCCGACAATAAATAATTTCAAGTCATAATTATCAGGAGATGCTACGAGTTTTTTGCCTTCAAGTAGTGTTGCTCCAAACACAGCAGGTGTTGAAAGCAGGAATGAGAATCTTGCAGCTTCGTCTCTTTTCATCCCGCTGAAAAGACCTGCGGATATTGTGATGCCTGAGCGTGATACTCCAGGTATCAATGCAATTGCCTGACACAGGCCGATTATCACTGCGTCCTTAAGACTGATCTGTTTAACATCTTTTTCACCCCTGAATTTTTCTGATATAAGCATAATTATCGCAAAAATAATGAGAGTTGCAGCAATAATAGCGGGCAGTCTTAAATTATTTTCTATCTGATGGTGGAATAACAATCCTAGAATTGCTGCAGGGATTGTTCCGATAACCAGAAGCAGTAATAACTTTCTATTGTTTGAAAAGATCTCTACCCAGTCTTTATAAAAGCATGCGAGCAGCGCCAGAAGTGTTCCTGCATGGAGCGCAACGTCGAAGGTTAAGGTGTTTACCTCTCCGCTCCAGTTAAAGAACCATGGAAGAAGTATTAGATGCGCTGTACTGCTTACAGGCAGAAATTCTGTTGCGCCCTGGATTATTCCAAGGATTATTGCCTCTATCATCGTATGATTATACCAGATTAGTTGTTAAGGCTGAGGCTATTTTCTGAATACGCTGTGGCATTTTATGCAGAGCTTCAGCATTTTCTGCATCTGCTGCTGAACTGTAATCATATTCTTTTTTTTTGAGGCATTCACAAGTATTTCAGTCTCGCGGTGAAACTGATTATCAAGTCTTACAAATCTTTTAAACTGATTCTGGTTTTTTGAAAGAGTTATCTGCTGTCCTGATTTTAATCTGGTTTCGACCTCTTCTCTGATTTTATGGACTTCTTCGTATGCCGGTGCAATAATCTCGGGCTTATTAAAAACAATCGCGTCAATAGTTGTCTTGAAGGCTTTGTCAAGCGCAGCCATCTCTCTTATGACCAGAGCATCTGATCCCTGCTGCTGGGCATCTGAAATGGAAATGCCTGAAAAAAATATTACAGTTAAAATAAGGAGTATGACTCCGAGGCGCATAATCTTTTCCTCCTGTTTAATGAAAGTAATTAATTATACCTCAAATATTATAGGAACTATCATAGGACTTTTTTCCATCTTGTTCCTAAGATATTTTTTTAGCACGCTTCTTATTTTTTCTTTGATAAGAGAGGAATCTGACATTATCTCTCTGTCCAGCAGCTTTAAAGTTTCAGATACCAGACTCGAGACATCGCTTATCAGTTCAGGAGATGTATCTTCAAACACAAAACCTTTTGTTATGATATCAGGCCCTGATACGATCTTCCCTGCCAGTTTTTCAACTGCAATAATTACAAGGACTATTCCATCCTGCCCGAGTCTTCGCCTGTCTCTGAGCACCATTGCCTCGACATCTCCAACGCCTTTGCCGTCAATAAAAATTCTTCCTGAGATTGCCTTTCCATTTTTCTTTGCACCCTGCTCTGAAATTTCGAGAATCTCTCCGTTGTCCTGAATGAAAATATTTTCTTTAGGGATGCCGACCTTCTCTGCAAGATTTGAATGATACACAAGATGTCTGTATTCTCCGTGCACCGGCATAAAATATTTAGGTTTCACCATATTAAGCATGAGCTTGAGTTCTTCTTTTGAGGCATGTCCTGAGACATGAACCTCTGAGACCTTTTCGTATATGACATTTGCGCCTCTTCTGAATAAATGATTGATAATTCTTCCTATTGAGCGTTCATTGCCGGGGATCATTTTTGCTGAGAGTATTACTGTATCACCGCTTTTTACTTTTATTTGTTTATGTTCGTCTGTTGCAATCCTTGAAAGAACACTCATCGGTTCTCCCTGGCTTCCAGTTGTTATTATCACAACCTCTTTGTCATCCAGGTTTTTCAGATCTTCCAAACGAAGCCATGTGTCTTTTGGCAGTTTTAAATAACCAAGATCAAGCGCTATCTGAGCATTTGAGACAATGCTCTTGCCGCAGAGGATTATTTTTCTATTGAATTTTATCGCAACATCAATTGCCTGCTGGATTCTGTGTATGTTTGATGCAAATGTCGCAATTATCAATCTGCCTTGCGAAGTTGCGAATATATCTTCAAATGCCCTTCTTACTTCTTTTTCTGAAAAAGTAAATCCGCCTTTTTCAGCATTAGTGCTGTCAGAGAGAAGAAGAAGCGTTCCTTTTTCCCCATATTCGGAAAATCTGTGGAAGTCCATAAGATGTCCGTCAACAGGCGTTGGATCCAATTTGAAATCTCCTGTATGCACTATTTTCCCAAGAGGAGTATCGATCCCAAGTCCTACGCCGTCAACAATACTGTGTGTAACTCGGATAAATTCAACTTTAAAGCTTCCGAGTGTGATTATATCGCGAGCCTTTACAGGAATGAGTTCGGATTTTTCAAGCGAGTGCTCCTTTAGTTTTTCCTTTACAAAGCCGAGAGTAAGAGGCGTACCGTATATGGGAACATCAATTTCTTTTAAAAGAAAGGGAAGTGCGCCTGTATGGTCTTCGTGCCCGTGTGTGATGACTATTCCTCTGATATTTTCTTTTTTTGAGATAAGATACGAAAAGTCAGGTATGACAAAATCAACTCCTAGCATATCTTCTTCAGGGAACATGAGTCCGGCATCGACTATTATGATGTCATTACCGTATTCTAAAACGGTCATGTTGAGGCCGATTTCCTCAACACCGCCTAGAGGGACAACTCGAAGAACTTTCTCCATTAACTGAGATTATATCAGATTGTAGATGGGTATTTATAGTGATGAAAACGTACTTGTTATCCCTTGATAACGCCCAGCGGCCTTAATCTTGCAACTTTTTTTGATATGCCTGCCTCATGTACAACATCAACAACATTTGAGATGTCTTTGTATGCTTCCGACATTTCTTCAGCAAGTGTATCCCTGCCGACAGAGCGGACAATAATTCCCTTATCTTCCATCTCGCGCCAGATTGCGCGGCCTTTTGCTTTTTTAATCGCCTGATGTCTTGAAAGCACTCTTCCTGCGCCATGACATGTTGAACCAAATGTCTCGTTCATTGCTTTTGCAGTTCCAAGCAATATGTATGATGCACGCCCCATGTCTCCGGGAATTAATACAGGCTGACCAATATTTTTGTAAATTGCAGGAAGTTCGGGATGTCCGGGAGGAAATGCCCTTGTTGCTCCTTTTCTGTGAACTATTAATTTTTGTTTTTTTCCGTTTATTGTGTGCTCTTCTATTTTAGCTATGTTGTGAGCGACATCATAAATAAGATTCATCGATAAACTGTCTGGAGACATGCCGAAAAATTTTATGAAGGTTTCTCTTGTCCAGTGCATTATGCATTGTCTGTTTGCCCATGCATAATTTGCAGCAGCCTTCATTGCAGAAAGGTAATCCTCAGCTTCAGTAGAACTATACGGAGCGCAGGCAAGTTCTCTGTCAGAAAGTGTGATCTTATATTTTTTTGAGGCGTTTCCCATTGTCTCAAGAAAATCTGTGCAGACCTGATGTCCGAAACCCCTTGAGCCTGTGTGGATCATGACAGTGACCTGTTCTTTAAATACCCCGAGTGTATTTGCTGCTGTTTCGTCGTATATTTCATCGACATACTGTATTTCGAGAAAGTGATTGCCGGAGCCCAGAGTTCCCTGTTGTGCCTTGCCTCTTTCATACGCCTTATCGCTTATGATCTCAGGGTCAGCGCCTTCCATACATCCGCCTGATTCGATTTTTTCCAGATCATAGGCATCACCATAACCCTGCTCTACTGCCCAGCGCGCTCCTTTTAGCAAAAGTTTTTTTTCTGCATCAAGTGTAAGACGCACTCTGCCCTTAGAACCAACACCGGATGGGATTTCATTATATAAACTAATCACCAAGTCTTTTAATCTTGGCAGGATATCTTTTTTTTGAAGATTGCTTTTTAGAAGTCTGACCCCACAGTTGATATCGTACCCAACACCGCCGGGGGATACGATCCCTTCTTTAATATCAAAAGCCGCTACTCCTCCTATTGGGAATCCATACCCTGAATGGATATCCGGCATTGCAAGAGAGGCATTTACGATACCCGGCAGAGTTGCTACATTTGCAGTCTGTTCTATTGATTGGCTTTCAAGTCCTTTTTCCAATAGTTCGTCTACATAGATAATACCTTTAACTCTCATTCCTTCTTTGTAGTCTTTTGGTATCTCTATTTTTGTTTTATCGATTCTTTTGAGTTTTTCCAAAGGCATAGAATAAATACCTTCTTTATTAAAATTTTAATTTTAATTTTAATTGAATACAGTATAGAGGATTTGATTTATTAGGTGGGTGTCATCCTTATTCTTCACGAGGCCTACCGGAGGATAACTGATGACACCCAGATTTTAAAAGATATTACAATCCTTTAATCGTATTGCCTGCAGCTAGGATAATAAAACCTATTACAACCAACCAAAAGGCGAACCCGGACAGTACAGGTATGGCAACAAAACTG
Above is a genomic segment from Nitrospiraceae bacterium containing:
- a CDS encoding carboxymuconolactone decarboxylase family protein, with the translated sequence MTKLPSQYLNIQKRFKEYLKAVDSLGKTLKASGPLNSKTSHLVQLAAAASIRSEGSVHSHARRALEAGAKPEEIYHTLILLTSTIGFPTVSAAMSWVDDVMRKKKR
- a CDS encoding tetratricopeptide repeat protein, with amino-acid sequence MSIILKALKKAEETKTEKELFQDKSYSYISKDSTKIILLVMLFVVLVGVFFVWNFFFKDIKSPIVQTTKLQPISQPTPEKIQLEEKKEILLAPKPEDTAKLIEDSLVMLKSDNYSGAESGLRRASFLKPDNAVIYNHLGLALKKQGKYKEAAVEYARAIQLKPDYYEAMNNLAVTQEMLGDTAAAKVLYKKALSVKPSYAEAHLNYALLLESENNEQEAVSHYHTFLNLSSDEAVKKKVSERLRRLKK
- the lolA gene encoding outer membrane lipoprotein chaperone LolA, yielding MKMPYIKLTAVLFISLFICNLSSASTVEEDVQKIQNAYSKIEDIKGSFIQKSYIKDLKKTETYKGSLLIKRPSKMRWEYKGEKPQEVIINNDRIIIYKKTDKQAYKGNFDRQTYGQAPVALLNGFGNINEEFNITKKNDRLILKPKKPMSNIVSIEIETSAENFPIKYFVINDTYSNKVEIRLENIEINTGVKDSIFNFSLPKGTNIYEYNSQGS
- a CDS encoding DUF1189 domain-containing protein — encoded protein: MRKYSTINALYMSFFSKSLYKDVGADWKGISFVYLLLLLVLISIPMMFQLQSSLNTFIDNEVPKLIKQVPEIKITDGIVTTDVSMPYTINDTETDRPLIVIDTTGKINSIEDANAQALLTKNKLLIRKSKIETRTIELTDIESFTINQSNLYEWTDIFRTWIIIILYPFILFFLYAYRTVQALAYALIGKIFGRALKTDLNYQALISLAIVSMTPAIIINAVYSYINRRIPFWWVICFIIAMCYLYFAVRSISGKEVEIKQ
- a CDS encoding DNA translocase FtsK — encoded protein: MAEKIRKIKDEITGVILILGGFYLALILVTHTKWDPSFFTSTSSPAKNYGGIVGAYISDLLFVSLGLTSLIIPVFIIIFGVRSLISKKENRLYIIGALLFILSSTMLASLLSDTFDVKPDSNPGGMTGLLISDFIKGLLSIPGTYIFTLSIFLSSIILLSPVSLVSLAMKKKQKNKGKVIVEDEEEYIENDEPLVYIEPEKTASAQPRQIQKAEALRSRKIGDYELPPLDLLKTYDSATRPQKDELLSSSYMLEQKLADFDVEGKVIQVYPGPVVTLYEFEPAPGVKINRVVSLSDDLALSLKAAGVRVSPVAGKAAIGIEVPNRQRETVSLREIISSDNFRKSHSRLTLALGKDIFGNPIVADLSKMPHLLVAGATGSGKSVSINSMVMSLLYKSSPKEVKMLMIDPKLLELSAYENIPHLISPVITNPKEAAEALRKMVYEMERRYRLLAEKGAKNIEGFNKKASDEEQLPYIVVFIDELADLMFASANEVEDAIARLAQMARASGIHLILATQRPSVDVITGVIKANFPARISFQVTSKIDSRTILDSQGAEQLLGKGDMLFMLPGIKIIRVHGALITEDEIASVTEFIKAQGEPDFSSFEQIRIQEPETTEPSPDRDELYYKVLDHAESIGEISISSIQRRFKIGYNKAARIMELMEEDGLVGSPKGAGKPRDFLRRRR
- the uppP gene encoding undecaprenyl-diphosphatase UppP, which translates into the protein MIEAIILGIIQGATEFLPVSSTAHLILLPWFFNWSGEVNTLTFDVALHAGTLLALLACFYKDWVEIFSNNRKLLLLLVIGTIPAAILGLLFHHQIENNLRLPAIIAATLIIFAIIMLISEKFRGEKDVKQISLKDAVIIGLCQAIALIPGVSRSGITISAGLFSGMKRDEAARFSFLLSTPAVFGATLLEGKKLVASPDNYDLKLFIVGLAVSAIAGFAVIKFLMHFFRKHTLNVFVYYRFILAATILGALWLKK
- a CDS encoding ribonuclease J; its protein translation is MEKVLRVVPLGGVEEIGLNMTVLEYGNDIIIVDAGLMFPEEDMLGVDFVIPDFSYLISKKENIRGIVITHGHEDHTGALPFLLKEIDVPIYGTPLTLGFVKEKLKEHSLEKSELIPVKARDIITLGSFKVEFIRVTHSIVDGVGLGIDTPLGKIVHTGDFKLDPTPVDGHLMDFHRFSEYGEKGTLLLLSDSTNAEKGGFTFSEKEVRRAFEDIFATSQGRLIIATFASNIHRIQQAIDVAIKFNRKIILCGKSIVSNAQIALDLGYLKLPKDTWLRLEDLKNLDDKEVVIITTGSQGEPMSVLSRIATDEHKQIKVKSGDTVILSAKMIPGNERSIGRIINHLFRRGANVIYEKVSEVHVSGHASKEELKLMLNMVKPKYFMPVHGEYRHLVYHSNLAEKVGIPKENIFIQDNGEILEISEQGAKKNGKAISGRIFIDGKGVGDVEAMVLRDRRRLGQDGIVLVIIAVEKLAGKIVSGPDIITKGFVFEDTSPELISDVSSLVSETLKLLDREIMSDSSLIKEKIRSVLKKYLRNKMEKSPMIVPIIFEV
- a CDS encoding RtcB family protein; the encoded protein is MPLEKLKRIDKTKIEIPKDYKEGMRVKGIIYVDELLEKGLESQSIEQTANVATLPGIVNASLAMPDIHSGYGFPIGGVAAFDIKEGIVSPGGVGYDINCGVRLLKSNLQKKDILPRLKDLVISLYNEIPSGVGSKGRVRLTLDAEKKLLLKGARWAVEQGYGDAYDLEKIESGGCMEGADPEIISDKAYERGKAQQGTLGSGNHFLEIQYVDEIYDETAANTLGVFKEQVTVMIHTGSRGFGHQVCTDFLETMGNASKKYKITLSDRELACAPYSSTEAEDYLSAMKAAANYAWANRQCIMHWTRETFIKFFGMSPDSLSMNLIYDVAHNIAKIEEHTINGKKQKLIVHRKGATRAFPPGHPELPAIYKNIGQPVLIPGDMGRASYILLGTAKAMNETFGSTCHGAGRVLSRHQAIKKAKGRAIWREMEDKGIIVRSVGRDTLAEEMSEAYKDISNVVDVVHEAGISKKVARLRPLGVIKG